Proteins from a genomic interval of Burkholderia cepacia GG4:
- the fumC gene encoding class II fumarate hydratase produces the protein MNEAVRMERDTFGEIAVPADRLWGAQTERSLQNFRISTEKQSPELIHALAIVKRAAAAVNQSLGVLADDKARAIIDAADEIIAGKHPREFPLAVWQTGSGTQTNMNLNEVIANRASELLGGERGEARKVHPNDDVNRGQSSNDVFPTAMHVAAAYAIVNHLLPALRTLRTTLDAKSKAFVDIVKIGRTHLQDATPLTLGQEFSGYVAQLDQCVRHVESALPHLYELALGGTAVGTGLNAHPEFAVRVADEIGRLTKLPFVTAPSKFEVMAAADALVFAHGALKTVAASLMKIANDVRWLASGPRCGLGELSIPENEPGSSIMPGKVNPTQSEAVTMLCCQVFGNDVAVNVGGASGNFELNVFRPMIAHNVLQSVRLLADGAQSFNDHCAVGIEPNRARIDLLLNESLMLVTALNPHIGYDKAAQIAKKAHKEGTTLKAAALALGYLTEAEFDAWVRPEEMIGSR, from the coding sequence ATGAACGAAGCAGTTCGGATGGAACGCGACACGTTCGGCGAGATCGCCGTGCCGGCCGACCGGCTCTGGGGCGCGCAGACCGAGCGCTCGCTGCAGAATTTCCGGATTTCGACGGAGAAGCAGTCGCCCGAGCTGATCCACGCGCTCGCGATCGTCAAGCGCGCTGCGGCCGCCGTGAACCAGTCGCTCGGCGTGCTGGCCGACGACAAGGCGCGCGCGATCATCGACGCGGCCGACGAGATCATCGCGGGCAAGCATCCGCGCGAATTCCCGCTCGCCGTATGGCAGACGGGCTCCGGCACGCAGACCAACATGAACCTCAACGAGGTGATCGCGAACCGGGCGAGCGAGTTGCTGGGCGGCGAGCGCGGCGAAGCGCGCAAGGTCCACCCGAACGATGACGTGAACCGCGGCCAGTCGTCGAACGACGTGTTCCCGACCGCGATGCACGTCGCGGCCGCCTACGCGATCGTCAACCACCTGCTGCCCGCGCTGCGCACGCTGCGCACGACGCTCGACGCGAAATCGAAGGCCTTCGTCGACATCGTGAAGATCGGCCGCACGCACCTGCAGGACGCGACGCCGCTCACGCTCGGCCAGGAGTTTTCCGGCTATGTCGCACAGCTCGACCAGTGCGTCCGGCACGTCGAATCGGCCCTGCCGCACCTGTACGAGCTCGCGCTCGGCGGCACCGCGGTCGGCACCGGGCTGAATGCGCATCCGGAGTTCGCGGTGCGTGTCGCCGACGAGATCGGCCGGCTGACGAAACTGCCGTTCGTCACCGCCCCGAGCAAGTTCGAGGTGATGGCAGCCGCCGACGCGCTGGTGTTCGCGCACGGTGCGCTGAAGACCGTCGCGGCCAGCCTGATGAAGATCGCGAACGACGTCCGCTGGCTCGCGAGCGGGCCGCGCTGCGGGCTCGGCGAACTGTCGATCCCGGAAAACGAGCCGGGCAGCTCGATCATGCCGGGCAAGGTGAACCCGACGCAGTCGGAAGCCGTGACGATGCTGTGCTGTCAGGTGTTCGGCAACGACGTCGCCGTGAACGTCGGCGGCGCAAGCGGCAATTTCGAGTTGAACGTGTTCCGGCCGATGATCGCGCACAACGTGCTGCAGTCGGTGCGGCTGCTCGCCGACGGCGCGCAGAGCTTCAACGACCACTGCGCGGTGGGCATCGAGCCGAACCGCGCGCGCATCGACCTGCTGCTGAACGAATCGCTGATGCTCGTGACGGCGCTCAACCCGCACATCGGCTATGACAAGGCCGCGCAGATCGCGAAGAAGGCGCACAAGGAAGGCACGACGCTGAAGGCCGCCGCGCTCGCGCTCGGCTACCTGACCGAGGCGGAATTCGATGCGTGGGTCCGCCCCGAGGAGATGATCGGATCGCGGTAA
- a CDS encoding acyl-CoA thioesterase — MSQPSPVPAALDRTETVFRFLAEPSSVNFGGKVHGGALMKWIDEVAYACAAVWSSRYCVTVSVGNIRFQRPILVGNLVELKARVVATGRTSMHIHVSVHAGDPKGGVLRQTTDCLVVFVAVDENGNPVPVPPFVPETDEQKVLAKYAADVRAALDKIVEMKPEEVAKGTV, encoded by the coding sequence ATGTCCCAACCGTCCCCCGTACCGGCCGCCCTCGACCGTACCGAAACCGTATTCCGCTTCCTCGCCGAGCCATCGTCCGTGAACTTCGGCGGCAAGGTGCATGGCGGCGCGCTGATGAAGTGGATCGACGAGGTCGCGTACGCATGCGCGGCGGTCTGGTCGAGCCGCTATTGCGTGACGGTCAGCGTCGGCAACATCCGTTTCCAGCGTCCGATCCTGGTCGGCAATCTCGTCGAACTGAAGGCGCGCGTCGTCGCGACGGGCCGCACCAGCATGCACATCCATGTGTCCGTACATGCCGGCGACCCGAAGGGCGGCGTGTTGCGCCAGACGACCGATTGCCTCGTCGTGTTCGTCGCGGTCGACGAGAACGGCAACCCGGTGCCGGTGCCACCGTTCGTGCCGGAAACCGATGAGCAGAAGGTGCTCGCGAAGTACGCGGCGGACGTGCGCGCCGCGCTCGACAAGATCGTCGAGATGAAGCCCGAGGAAGTGGCGAAGGGCACCGTCTGA
- a CDS encoding ArsR/SmtB family transcription factor codes for MTDQDDHHFPGLSRIGALLSDPGRAAMLWVLMDGSARPAGELTMIAGLSPSAASAHLARLTEGGLLALDVRGRHRYYRLASADIAASLEALANVARAAAPHRAVPPPSRAVPAELRYARTCYDHMAGELAVRIFDGLTTRGWLHADGDAIETTELGTQALARWGIDVAQQRARRRRFACGCLDWSERRAHLGGALGAALLDSFCAHDWIERTARPRVLRVTVPGRQVFDDWLTSA; via the coding sequence ATGACCGATCAAGACGACCACCACTTTCCGGGCCTGAGCCGCATCGGCGCACTGCTCTCCGATCCGGGGCGCGCGGCGATGCTGTGGGTGCTGATGGACGGCAGCGCACGGCCGGCCGGCGAGCTCACGATGATCGCGGGGCTGTCGCCGTCCGCGGCAAGCGCGCACCTCGCACGCCTGACCGAAGGCGGCCTGCTCGCGCTCGACGTGCGCGGCCGGCACCGCTATTACCGGCTCGCGTCGGCCGACATCGCGGCATCGCTCGAGGCGCTCGCGAACGTGGCCCGCGCGGCCGCCCCGCACCGCGCGGTGCCGCCGCCGTCGCGCGCGGTGCCGGCCGAACTGCGCTACGCACGCACCTGCTACGACCACATGGCCGGCGAACTCGCGGTCCGCATCTTCGACGGGCTCACCACACGCGGCTGGCTGCACGCGGATGGCGACGCGATCGAGACTACCGAGCTCGGCACGCAGGCGCTCGCACGCTGGGGCATCGACGTCGCTCAGCAGCGCGCCCGCCGACGCCGCTTCGCATGCGGCTGCCTCGACTGGAGCGAGCGCCGGGCGCATCTCGGCGGCGCGCTCGGCGCGGCCCTGCTCGACAGCTTCTGCGCGCACGACTGGATCGAGCGCACCGCACGGCCTCGCGTGCTGCGCGTCACCGTGCCCGGACGGCAGGTTTTCGACGATTGGCTTACGTCCGCTTGA
- a CDS encoding RNA-binding S4 domain-containing protein, with protein MPNLDFTLTGEYVELHNLLKITGLADSGGTAKMFVASGAVKVDGAVELRKTCKIRAGQVVLFGDTRIAVHDA; from the coding sequence ATGCCCAACCTGGATTTCACGCTGACCGGCGAATACGTCGAGCTGCACAACCTTCTCAAGATCACCGGCCTCGCGGACAGCGGCGGCACCGCGAAGATGTTCGTCGCGTCCGGCGCGGTGAAAGTCGACGGCGCGGTCGAACTGCGCAAGACCTGCAAGATCCGCGCGGGTCAGGTCGTGCTGTTCGGGGATACGCGAATCGCGGTCCACGACGCATAG
- the norM gene encoding multidrug efflux MATE transporter NorM yields MSHSGLTRTAAAPPSLSSHAADTARLAAPLAIAQLSQMAMSVTDTVLLGSLGPDSLAAGGLGANFFFVIVTVLQGVLSSVSVSVAHARGAQAEHRVPHIYWTGFVLSMLLAIPAIVALSLSEPILLMFHEPPTLAHHVGEYTGILRFAALGSLIGVGLMRAFLPAIGAARRLLWVSIGGVGINGVLNYGLIHGAFGLPRLGFLGSAVATTITIWLTALALIWLLHGRQRFRHFVTAARPKLPVMGELIGIGWPVAITYGVESTLFLATGLTIGVLGATSLAAHQIALNVASVAFMVPLAIGQAANVRVGYWVGAGAPVAARHAGFVALGLGVAFMSLSGLVLIVAPHAIVGLYLNLDDPANVGTVSLAASLLGIAAVFQIVDGMQTVASGALRGLKDTRIPMLAATFGYWGIGFPTGYVLAFHAGLGARGLWWGLAAGLASVAVLMAWRFHLKSASLVAPTR; encoded by the coding sequence ATGTCGCATTCCGGTCTTACGCGGACGGCCGCCGCGCCGCCGTCCCTGTCCAGTCATGCCGCCGATACCGCGCGCCTCGCCGCGCCGCTCGCGATCGCGCAGCTCTCGCAGATGGCGATGAGCGTCACCGACACGGTGCTGCTCGGTTCGCTCGGCCCCGATTCGCTCGCGGCGGGTGGCCTCGGCGCAAACTTCTTCTTCGTCATCGTGACCGTGCTGCAGGGCGTGCTGTCGTCGGTGAGCGTGAGCGTCGCGCATGCGCGCGGCGCGCAGGCAGAGCACCGCGTGCCGCACATCTACTGGACCGGCTTCGTGCTGTCCATGCTGCTCGCGATTCCGGCGATCGTCGCGCTGTCGCTGTCGGAACCGATCCTGTTGATGTTCCACGAACCGCCGACGCTCGCGCATCACGTCGGCGAGTACACCGGCATCCTGCGTTTCGCAGCGCTCGGCAGCCTGATCGGCGTCGGGCTGATGCGCGCGTTCCTGCCCGCGATCGGCGCCGCGCGGCGGTTGCTGTGGGTTTCGATCGGCGGCGTCGGGATCAACGGCGTGCTGAACTACGGGCTGATCCACGGCGCATTCGGCCTGCCGAGGCTCGGCTTCCTCGGCTCGGCGGTCGCGACGACGATCACGATCTGGCTCACCGCGCTCGCGCTGATCTGGCTGCTGCACGGCCGCCAGCGTTTCCGCCACTTCGTGACCGCCGCCCGCCCGAAGCTACCCGTGATGGGCGAGCTGATCGGCATCGGCTGGCCGGTGGCGATCACGTACGGGGTCGAATCGACGCTCTTTCTCGCCACGGGCCTGACCATCGGCGTGCTCGGCGCGACCTCGCTTGCCGCGCACCAGATCGCGCTGAACGTCGCATCGGTGGCGTTCATGGTGCCGCTCGCGATCGGCCAGGCTGCCAACGTGCGGGTTGGCTACTGGGTCGGGGCAGGCGCGCCGGTCGCCGCGCGGCATGCGGGCTTCGTCGCGCTCGGCCTCGGCGTCGCGTTCATGTCGCTGTCCGGTCTCGTGCTGATCGTCGCGCCGCATGCGATCGTCGGCCTGTACCTGAACCTCGACGATCCGGCGAACGTCGGCACGGTATCGCTCGCCGCGTCGCTGCTCGGCATCGCCGCGGTGTTCCAGATCGTCGACGGGATGCAGACCGTCGCGTCGGGCGCATTGCGCGGGCTGAAGGACACGCGCATCCCGATGCTGGCCGCGACCTTCGGCTACTGGGGCATCGGATTCCCGACCGGCTACGTGCTGGCATTCCACGCGGGCCTCGGCGCACGCGGCCTGTGGTGGGGGCTCGCGGCCGGCCTCGCAAGCGTCGCCGTGCTGATGGCATGGCGCTTCCATCTGAAGAGTGCGTCGCTCGTCGCGCCGACGCGCTGA